The Candidatus Latescibacterota bacterium genome includes a region encoding these proteins:
- a CDS encoding ADP-ribosylglycohydrolase family protein, with translation MLGAIVGDVIGAPYEWNNVKWTDFELFTPLTTFTDDTILTLATANSILNDVSYESSYRKLGEIHPGRGYGGRFQQWLNNPYMGPYNSWGNGSAMRVSPVGWAFDTETKVMTEARRSAEVTHDHPEGVKGAQATALAVFMARSGASKSDICKEMSTTFGYDMDRSLDEIRPCYEFDESCQGTVPEAMIAFLESKDFEDAIRKAVSLGGDSDTLTCITGSVAHAFYGEIPKGIAGQVKDLLSRDLVVIMERFCEKFCK, from the coding sequence ATGCTTGGAGCGATTGTCGGAGACGTCATAGGTGCGCCCTATGAATGGAACAATGTAAAGTGGACAGATTTCGAATTGTTCACACCTCTTACCACTTTTACTGATGATACGATCCTTACTCTTGCCACCGCCAATTCTATCCTGAATGATGTGAGCTATGAATCTTCCTACAGGAAACTCGGGGAGATCCATCCAGGCCGTGGGTATGGAGGACGGTTCCAGCAGTGGCTGAACAATCCATATATGGGGCCGTATAATAGTTGGGGGAATGGATCGGCCATGCGGGTGAGTCCTGTCGGTTGGGCCTTCGATACGGAAACGAAGGTCATGACCGAGGCCCGGCGGTCAGCCGAGGTCACACACGACCATCCCGAGGGGGTGAAGGGGGCTCAGGCCACAGCGCTCGCTGTCTTCATGGCAAGGAGCGGAGCCTCCAAAAGCGATATATGTAAAGAGATGTCAACGACTTTCGGTTACGATATGGATAGAAGCCTGGACGAGATCCGCCCATGCTACGAATTCGACGAGTCATGTCAGGGCACTGTTCCCGAGGCGATGATCGCCTTTCTCGAATCAAAAGACTTCGAGGACGCTATCCGCAAGGCGGTCTCTCTCGGAGGTGACAGCGACACACTTACCTGCATAACCGGCTCTGTAGCACACGCGTTCTACGGGGAGATCCCAAAGGGAATCGCCGGGCAGGTGAAGGACCTGTTATCACGGGAT